The Chryseobacterium geocarposphaerae genome has a window encoding:
- a CDS encoding SH2 domain-containing protein — protein sequence MESIIFYLKRNTTLIITSLIIILICQLEPIYAYWEIEKKLDAFKSTKINNQIIVGINEIHYKPGNYLSKYLGIKLKDNNQYPVLIENKEEIGKITVDSVINKDSNSSIFTINNSQSFILKDLSSEKLFDRIFMFIVSLAGIFSFYSQTRKQKNNE from the coding sequence ATGGAATCAATTATATTTTATTTAAAAAGAAATACAACTTTAATAATTACATCACTAATTATAATTCTTATTTGTCAATTAGAACCAATCTATGCTTACTGGGAGATAGAAAAGAAATTAGACGCATTTAAATCTACAAAAATCAACAACCAAATTATAGTCGGAATCAATGAGATACATTATAAGCCAGGAAATTATTTAAGTAAATATTTAGGGATAAAATTAAAAGATAATAACCAATATCCTGTTTTAATTGAGAACAAAGAAGAAATAGGAAAAATTACAGTAGATTCTGTCATTAATAAAGATTCAAATAGTTCTATATTTACGATAAACAATTCCCAATCCTTTATATTGAAAGACCTTTCTTCTGAAAAACTATTTGATAGAATATTTATGTTTATTGTTTCTTTAGCTGGAATTTTTTCTTTCTATTCACAAACAAGAAAACAGAAAAACAATGAATAA
- a CDS encoding EpsG family protein: protein MSILHPYYLIAIIYMMIFSFQEVFSKRVDKKWLWFLGIYLMIIAGLRDQVGPDYGSYRGIYIYSGTKDYVSIFMKALNMEGPQPMELEWLFVLINKIMLNVFNAPFYMLTFVIAIFTIIFKIDYIEDNTFYPFTFMLFMFIPGFFIGESGQIRQCLGSFIVYFAIKFIKQRKLFYYLLFIYIGAGIHNVCYVFLPMYWLVRVPLNKTWMLILIVTSIILSPFEVYRVFGDFLTSIASQSELVEGFNGYIDETVQRLNGGFGIPEVMMAILTFFLFFFDTKMKEKFPYYEYHRNYAVVGICFYFIFRNNPIFSSRLAGAFIGFSYIIIPNAMYVASENTKKTIYTFIIALVMFNFIVFSSFKNIVNGRFTIEQYKNHLLP from the coding sequence ATGAGTATCCTGCATCCATATTATCTTATTGCCATTATTTATATGATGATTTTCAGCTTTCAGGAAGTGTTTTCCAAAAGAGTTGATAAAAAGTGGCTTTGGTTTTTGGGAATATATCTTATGATTATAGCCGGACTTAGGGACCAGGTAGGGCCGGATTATGGAAGTTACCGTGGAATTTATATCTATTCGGGCACAAAAGATTATGTAAGCATTTTTATGAAGGCTCTTAATATGGAGGGACCGCAACCTATGGAGCTGGAATGGCTTTTTGTGTTGATCAATAAGATCATGCTGAATGTTTTCAATGCACCTTTTTACATGCTTACGTTTGTAATAGCTATATTCACAATCATTTTTAAAATAGACTACATTGAGGATAATACTTTTTATCCGTTTACTTTTATGTTGTTTATGTTTATCCCTGGCTTTTTTATTGGAGAGAGCGGACAGATCAGGCAGTGTTTGGGGTCTTTCATCGTCTACTTTGCTATCAAGTTTATAAAACAGCGGAAATTATTTTATTACCTTCTGTTTATTTATATAGGAGCCGGAATTCACAATGTTTGCTACGTGTTTCTACCAATGTATTGGCTGGTTCGCGTTCCTTTGAATAAGACCTGGATGCTGATTCTTATAGTTACTTCTATAATTCTTTCTCCTTTTGAGGTCTATCGTGTTTTCGGGGATTTCTTGACGAGTATTGCTTCTCAAAGTGAGCTGGTGGAAGGTTTTAACGGATATATTGATGAAACGGTACAACGACTGAACGGAGGATTTGGAATTCCTGAGGTAATGATGGCTATTCTTACCTTTTTCCTTTTCTTTTTCGATACAAAAATGAAAGAGAAGTTTCCTTACTATGAATATCACCGTAATTATGCGGTTGTAGGCATCTGTTTTTATTTTATTTTTAGAAATAACCCAATTTTCTCTTCTCGTCTTGCGGGTGCATTTATTGGCTTTTCTTATATTATTATTCCAAATGCAATGTATGTTGCTTCTGAAAACACCAAAAAAACAATTTATACTTTCATTATAGCTTTGGTGATGTTCAACTTTATTGTTTTCTCGAGTTTTAAAAATATTGTAAATGGTAGATTTACCATTGAGCAGTATAAAAATCATCTCTTACCATAA
- a CDS encoding glycosyltransferase family 2 protein, with protein sequence MKNVPSKISIIVPVYNVENYLAKCLDSLVNQTYQNIEILVVNDGSTDDSGKIINDFSVKFPEKIKSFYKKNGGLSDARNVGIDKATGDYIGFVDSDDYVLETMFEEMLSLAEKHSAEMVICNIQKVDERGNVIQKLTQIPNMPEKIDLETHFSVFSDISYFACNKLFKKELFETKRFKQGISFEDIQLIPQLLLECKTIAQTQHFHYQYLERQNSISKTHTEKGLDILQAVEDVEVAFEKSIYSHKRKELKNFHILEGIYTFLAYLAFVKDENSFYEMSDKLDVFRKKKGVKIKDILSYSRFDRNYILSLSVKKKIFYLLFFAGQKKLIRKLV encoded by the coding sequence ATGAAAAACGTTCCCTCAAAAATTTCCATCATTGTTCCTGTTTATAATGTCGAAAATTATTTGGCAAAATGTCTGGACTCTTTGGTGAATCAAACCTATCAGAATATTGAGATTTTGGTAGTGAATGATGGAAGTACGGATGATTCAGGGAAAATTATTAACGATTTTTCGGTAAAATTTCCGGAAAAGATTAAATCTTTTTATAAAAAAAACGGTGGACTAAGTGACGCCCGAAATGTTGGGATTGATAAAGCAACCGGAGACTATATAGGCTTTGTGGATAGTGATGACTATGTTCTGGAAACCATGTTTGAAGAAATGCTTAGTCTTGCAGAAAAGCATTCCGCTGAAATGGTAATCTGCAATATTCAGAAAGTGGATGAGAGAGGAAATGTTATTCAAAAGCTGACGCAGATTCCCAATATGCCCGAAAAAATAGATCTTGAAACCCATTTTTCTGTTTTTTCGGATATAAGTTACTTTGCATGCAATAAATTATTTAAAAAAGAACTTTTCGAAACCAAAAGATTTAAACAAGGAATTTCTTTTGAAGATATTCAGCTGATTCCGCAATTGCTTTTGGAGTGTAAAACGATTGCCCAAACCCAACATTTTCATTATCAGTACCTGGAGCGACAGAATTCGATCTCAAAAACCCATACTGAAAAAGGACTGGATATTCTTCAGGCTGTTGAGGACGTAGAAGTTGCTTTTGAAAAATCCATATATTCTCATAAGAGAAAAGAGCTTAAAAACTTTCATATTTTGGAAGGTATTTATACCTTTCTGGCTTACCTGGCTTTTGTAAAAGATGAGAACTCATTTTATGAAATGAGTGATAAGCTTGATGTTTTCAGGAAAAAAAAGGGAGTTAAAATTAAAGATATATTGAGTTATAGTCGTTTTGATAGAAATTATATTTTATCTTTGTCTGTAAAGAAGAAAATTTTTTATCTGTTGTTTTTTGCTGGGCAGAAAAAGCTGATAAGGAAATTAGTATAA
- the topA gene encoding type I DNA topoisomerase: MSKNLVIVESPAKAKTIQKYLGKDFEVKSSFGHIRDLPKKGMGIDLATFSPDYEVSADKKKLVTELKAAVKKAEMVWLASDEDREGEAIAWHLAEELKLKPENRKRIVFHEITKNAILKSIENPRDIDQNLVNAQQARRVLDRIVGFEMSPVLWKKVKPGLSAGRVQSVAVRLIVEREKEIREFVPKASFKLDGIFLNKAAQEISAKLKKDFDKEEDAEKFLEQARTTEFKVLNVETKPGTRSASAPFTTSTLQQEASSRLGYNVTNTMRLAQRLYEEGYITYMRTDSVNLSQEAIEGAKKQIISEYGAAYSSPRNYTTKSASAQEAHEAIRPTDFAVTSIGDAQLNRLYQLIYRRTLASQMANAKIEKTVIEIGNAKLPQHFEAQGEVIIFDGFLKAYGIVKTEDDDEENNEKLLPKVSVGEILDYKKITATEKFTRPSARYTEAGLVRKLEELGIGRPSTYAPTIQTIQNREYVDKREIEPQTREVVKISLAKDKIKKEVLEEKFGGDKNKFVPTDTGEVVSDFLTDNFKEILDYGFTARVEESFDEIANGDQKWKEMMTDFYSKFHPRIEDVEEHAERATGDRLLGVDPKTGKNVHARIGRFGAMIQIGETDDEEKPIFASLMAGQNIATITFEEALELFKLPFDLNEVDGQPVSVGVGRFGPYVKWGETFISIPKGEDPLSVDQKRAEEIINEKKVADAPIATYKGEPVTKGTGRFGPFIKYQSIFVNVPKRYDFENLSQSDINELIDAKLEKEANRYIQQWEKEKISIENGRWGPFIKFGKAMFKIPKKADDTKYESEELKGISLDEVKKWITDQDPKAFAEKKKPAAKKATTTKKAATTAKKPAVKKPAAKK, encoded by the coding sequence ATGTCGAAAAATTTAGTAATCGTCGAATCACCGGCAAAAGCAAAAACTATTCAGAAGTATTTAGGTAAGGATTTTGAAGTGAAATCCAGTTTCGGACATATCCGGGATTTGCCTAAAAAAGGAATGGGGATTGACTTAGCTACCTTCAGTCCCGATTACGAAGTTTCTGCTGACAAGAAAAAATTGGTAACAGAATTGAAAGCCGCGGTGAAAAAAGCCGAAATGGTTTGGCTGGCTTCCGATGAAGACCGCGAAGGAGAGGCTATTGCATGGCACTTGGCGGAAGAACTGAAACTGAAGCCGGAAAACAGGAAAAGAATTGTCTTCCATGAAATTACTAAAAATGCCATTCTAAAATCGATTGAAAATCCGAGAGATATAGACCAGAACCTGGTAAATGCACAACAAGCGAGAAGGGTTTTGGATAGAATCGTAGGTTTCGAAATGTCTCCGGTGCTTTGGAAAAAAGTAAAACCGGGATTATCTGCAGGAAGAGTACAATCGGTTGCGGTAAGATTAATTGTTGAAAGAGAAAAAGAAATCCGTGAATTCGTGCCTAAAGCAAGCTTTAAACTGGACGGAATTTTCTTAAATAAAGCTGCACAGGAAATTTCAGCAAAGCTTAAAAAAGATTTTGATAAAGAAGAAGATGCGGAAAAATTCCTGGAACAAGCGAGAACTACTGAATTTAAAGTTCTAAACGTTGAAACCAAGCCAGGAACACGTTCTGCTTCTGCGCCATTTACGACTTCTACTTTGCAGCAGGAAGCTTCTTCAAGATTAGGATATAATGTGACCAACACCATGCGTCTTGCACAAAGACTGTATGAAGAAGGATATATTACCTATATGAGGACGGACTCGGTAAACCTTTCCCAGGAAGCTATCGAAGGTGCAAAAAAACAAATCATCTCAGAATACGGAGCAGCATATTCTTCACCAAGAAACTATACCACTAAATCTGCTTCAGCTCAGGAAGCTCACGAAGCGATTCGTCCGACAGATTTTGCCGTGACGAGTATCGGAGATGCTCAGTTAAACAGATTATACCAGTTAATTTATAGAAGAACACTGGCTTCTCAAATGGCCAATGCTAAAATTGAGAAAACAGTAATTGAAATCGGAAATGCAAAACTTCCCCAGCATTTTGAAGCACAGGGTGAAGTGATCATTTTTGATGGTTTCTTAAAAGCTTACGGAATTGTAAAAACGGAAGATGATGATGAAGAAAACAACGAAAAATTACTTCCGAAAGTAAGCGTTGGAGAAATTTTAGACTATAAAAAAATTACCGCAACAGAAAAATTCACAAGGCCAAGCGCAAGATATACAGAAGCAGGACTGGTAAGAAAATTAGAAGAATTGGGAATCGGCCGTCCGTCTACTTATGCACCGACCATTCAGACCATTCAAAACCGTGAATATGTTGATAAAAGAGAAATTGAGCCGCAAACGAGAGAAGTGGTAAAAATTTCTTTGGCAAAAGATAAAATTAAAAAAGAAGTCCTTGAAGAGAAATTCGGCGGGGATAAAAATAAGTTCGTTCCAACGGACACCGGAGAAGTGGTAAGTGATTTCTTAACAGATAACTTTAAAGAAATCTTAGATTACGGATTCACGGCAAGAGTAGAAGAAAGTTTCGATGAAATTGCCAACGGTGATCAGAAATGGAAAGAAATGATGACTGATTTCTACTCAAAATTCCATCCTAGAATTGAAGATGTAGAAGAACATGCAGAAAGAGCAACTGGAGACCGACTTTTGGGTGTTGATCCTAAAACCGGTAAAAATGTTCACGCAAGAATCGGAAGATTCGGGGCGATGATCCAGATCGGAGAAACGGATGATGAAGAAAAACCAATTTTCGCATCATTAATGGCGGGACAGAATATTGCAACCATCACTTTTGAAGAAGCTCTGGAACTATTCAAGCTTCCATTCGATTTAAATGAAGTTGACGGACAGCCTGTTTCGGTGGGGGTTGGAAGATTCGGACCTTATGTGAAGTGGGGTGAAACGTTCATCAGCATTCCAAAAGGAGAAGATCCGCTTTCAGTAGATCAGAAACGTGCGGAAGAGATCATCAATGAAAAGAAAGTTGCGGATGCTCCAATTGCTACCTACAAAGGGGAGCCTGTAACGAAAGGAACGGGAAGATTCGGACCTTTTATCAAATATCAAAGCATTTTCGTAAACGTTCCGAAGAGATATGATTTTGAAAATCTTTCTCAAAGTGATATCAATGAATTGATCGATGCTAAATTAGAAAAAGAAGCTAACAGATATATCCAACAGTGGGAAAAAGAAAAAATCTCCATTGAAAACGGAAGATGGGGACCTTTCATCAAGTTCGGAAAAGCAATGTTCAAGATTCCGAAAAAAGCAGATGATACCAAATATGAGAGTGAAGAATTGAAAGGCATTTCTCTTGATGAGGTTAAAAAATGGATTACTGATCAGGATCCGAAAGCTTTTGCCGAGAAAAAGAAGCCTGCTGCGAAGAAAGCTACAACAACTAAGAAAGCTGCGACAACAGCAAAAAAACCTGCGGTTAAGAAACCTGCAGCTAAAAAATAA
- a CDS encoding T9SS type A sorting domain-containing protein, with amino-acid sequence MISKEYEHGAGISVKQKNQYSKTLLKDWTKAPNSYVFDPNSSYGGIYIPVKKAYAIWQTNSFLGTSGVPSGNVTADVLWEDVHGLIKANTNYSLEIIGAGEDAKIKIPINKSKEGNAVIAFRVNGVIFWSWHVWVTEDPSNGSTYKSFPGVKRKRNDGTVEVIPDSEWKWMDRNLGAVSNSITGTEWNRNGGLLYQWGRKDPIPPLVMKGGDFYEVSGTIGRIRHRAAKNFDNATNFDNLRQFVLLSNATVNNNIQLSVKNPLSLIYVNKDDNSGPAYYNNNTNLMVNWFGKSSTLTDNKLSELNLWSDNSEGKIITDYNNPDNAAVYKDKSSFDPCPNGWRIPSMLTANLGSASYVDDIRIDFSPFGVQTSLGKDVFESNGYHIIKPSNTNVPSFLQGVKVYPNVGFDFSNVGGMNMGVFPGTGQLAIDSQGGQYTDQHHMGLWTATMARHFDATPAVGARSMFMISDQYQADVPDPSKPNIKGRYWYMPTSAVKTSDANACRCIKDPLYVIDDYDFPTEYFNATVEYVEGLNNPNTYQVVKSATMATVEIPVSKAFSVQSQLLGNESILNTTSFNNLKANVLWTTNTSLINTVTVTNPSPGSIAGLSNSKIVVNINPNQSGNAVVTLHNGSITNPVYWSWHIWVTDTVLNSYVYTTELPDATATNYVNYIPKGDILKTEFMDRNLGATDAFPLVVDPLTPTATELAKIRASTGLQYQWGRKDPIPSFQNADNRSSYNVFLGSVSTNGTVAYTTLTPAVYNDLAGNYIVPYNTYSNASNANVLSTDRPSQKIAKVISYAVGHPLVYMIPSSFAPYNSSVPNYTNGTDWLSTEPNLAADRWGRGGEKSPFDPCPAGWRIPDLTGVAIVSNKDFGISPWYKKDKNVATSYSVINDYLGTRVRNSTSTTIGYMYNNTSYQVGNYSNSGSRGFRSVTANQSAQGTFNVNNFQYPGVWTDALNSNYIGRAVNILFDAASTANRMIAFHDNNDSYFGMNCRCVKMKFDQNGEELGVIPKNQVSAGLGSSPGLATTNVEKKEDELVLYPTPVHNTLFIKGGTDKLYQFQVYNAAGQLVLAGQFKNNQADLSGLSLGVYLVKINNGEMITKIIKR; translated from the coding sequence ATGATTTCAAAAGAGTATGAGCATGGAGCAGGAATTTCAGTAAAACAAAAAAATCAATATTCTAAGACTTTATTGAAAGATTGGACAAAAGCACCCAATAGTTATGTTTTTGATCCCAATTCTTCCTATGGAGGTATTTATATCCCAGTGAAAAAGGCGTATGCGATCTGGCAGACGAATTCTTTTTTGGGAACATCCGGAGTACCTTCAGGTAATGTTACGGCAGATGTTTTGTGGGAAGATGTTCACGGTTTGATAAAAGCCAATACAAATTATAGTCTGGAAATAATTGGGGCCGGAGAAGATGCGAAGATCAAAATTCCTATTAATAAGTCGAAAGAAGGTAATGCTGTGATTGCGTTTAGGGTAAATGGAGTTATTTTCTGGTCTTGGCATGTCTGGGTTACGGAAGATCCTAGTAACGGATCAACCTATAAAAGCTTTCCGGGAGTTAAAAGAAAAAGAAATGACGGAACTGTGGAGGTAATTCCGGATTCAGAATGGAAGTGGATGGACCGGAATTTAGGAGCTGTCAGCAATTCTATCACGGGAACGGAATGGAATAGGAATGGAGGATTACTGTATCAGTGGGGAAGAAAAGATCCTATTCCTCCTTTGGTAATGAAAGGCGGGGATTTTTATGAAGTTTCCGGGACGATAGGCAGAATTCGTCACAGGGCAGCCAAAAACTTTGATAATGCAACGAATTTCGATAACCTCCGACAATTTGTTCTGCTTTCAAATGCTACCGTAAACAATAATATCCAGCTTTCTGTAAAAAATCCGTTAAGCTTAATTTATGTAAACAAGGACGATAATTCGGGACCTGCATATTACAATAATAACACAAACCTGATGGTAAACTGGTTTGGGAAATCTTCTACGTTAACTGATAATAAATTGTCTGAACTCAATTTATGGTCAGATAATTCCGAAGGTAAAATCATAACTGATTACAATAATCCTGATAATGCAGCGGTATACAAAGACAAGTCATCTTTTGATCCTTGTCCGAATGGATGGAGAATTCCTTCTATGTTAACCGCGAATTTAGGTTCGGCATCTTATGTAGATGATATTCGTATAGATTTTTCTCCTTTTGGGGTGCAAACCAGTTTAGGAAAAGATGTTTTTGAATCTAACGGATATCATATCATCAAGCCAAGCAATACAAATGTTCCTTCGTTTTTGCAAGGTGTAAAAGTATATCCCAATGTAGGTTTTGATTTTTCTAACGTAGGAGGGATGAATATGGGTGTTTTTCCGGGAACCGGCCAGTTAGCAATAGATTCTCAGGGAGGTCAATATACGGATCAGCATCATATGGGATTGTGGACGGCTACCATGGCGAGACATTTTGATGCTACTCCTGCTGTAGGTGCAAGGTCGATGTTTATGATCTCGGACCAGTATCAGGCTGATGTACCGGATCCTTCCAAGCCTAATATTAAAGGAAGATACTGGTATATGCCCACATCTGCGGTGAAAACATCGGATGCAAATGCTTGCAGATGTATAAAAGATCCATTGTATGTAATCGACGATTATGACTTTCCAACTGAGTATTTCAATGCAACTGTAGAATATGTAGAGGGTTTAAATAATCCTAATACTTATCAGGTCGTAAAATCTGCTACTATGGCTACCGTTGAAATTCCTGTAAGTAAAGCATTTTCTGTACAAAGTCAGTTGTTGGGAAATGAATCAATTTTGAATACAACAAGCTTTAATAATTTAAAAGCCAATGTTCTTTGGACAACCAATACATCTTTGATAAATACCGTCACTGTAACAAATCCGTCTCCGGGATCAATTGCGGGATTAAGCAATTCAAAAATTGTTGTCAATATTAATCCTAACCAGAGCGGTAATGCGGTTGTAACATTACATAACGGAAGTATCACCAATCCGGTGTATTGGTCATGGCATATCTGGGTAACAGATACTGTGCTTAATAGCTATGTTTATACTACGGAACTTCCGGATGCTACAGCAACTAATTATGTAAACTATATTCCTAAAGGGGATATTTTGAAAACGGAATTCATGGACAGAAACCTTGGAGCTACCGATGCTTTTCCTCTGGTTGTTGATCCTTTGACTCCAACAGCAACTGAACTTGCAAAAATTCGGGCATCAACAGGGCTGCAGTATCAATGGGGAAGAAAAGATCCTATTCCATCATTTCAAAATGCTGATAACAGATCAAGTTATAATGTATTTTTAGGAAGTGTTTCAACCAATGGAACTGTTGCTTATACTACGCTTACTCCGGCGGTTTATAATGATCTGGCCGGTAATTATATTGTTCCATATAATACCTATTCAAATGCATCAAATGCAAACGTTTTATCTACCGACAGGCCTTCGCAAAAAATTGCAAAAGTAATTTCTTATGCTGTAGGACATCCTTTAGTGTATATGATCCCGAGTAGCTTTGCTCCTTATAATTCTTCTGTTCCAAATTATACCAACGGTACCGACTGGCTTTCAACAGAGCCTAATCTTGCCGCGGACAGATGGGGAAGGGGTGGTGAAAAATCTCCTTTTGACCCTTGTCCTGCAGGATGGAGAATTCCTGATCTGACAGGGGTTGCCATAGTGAGTAATAAAGATTTTGGGATCTCTCCCTGGTATAAAAAAGATAAGAATGTAGCAACAAGTTATAGTGTGATTAATGATTATTTGGGAACCAGGGTCCGAAACAGTACTTCTACCACGATAGGCTATATGTATAATAATACCAGTTATCAGGTTGGGAACTATTCAAACTCGGGATCTAGAGGTTTTAGAAGTGTAACGGCCAATCAGTCTGCTCAGGGAACATTTAATGTAAATAATTTCCAATATCCTGGAGTCTGGACAGATGCGCTGAATTCCAATTATATCGGAAGAGCAGTGAATATACTTTTTGATGCTGCATCAACTGCAAACCGGATGATTGCTTTTCATGATAATAATGATTCTTATTTTGGAATGAACTGTAGATGTGTGAAAATGAAATTTGATCAGAACGGTGAGGAGTTAGGAGTGATACCTAAAAATCAGGTCTCTGCAGGATTAGGCAGTTCTCCGGGTTTGGCAACGACTAATGTGGAAAAGAAAGAGGATGAGCTTGTTTTGTATCCCACCCCTGTTCATAATACTTTATTTATAAAAGGAGGTACAGACAAACTGTATCAGTTTCAGGTATATAATGCTGCCGGACAGCTTGTTTTGGCGGGGCAGTTTAAAAATAATCAGGCGGATCTGTCAGGGCTTTCTCTTGGGGTGTATTTGGTGAAAATTAATAATGGGGAAATGATAACAAAGATTATTAAAAGATAG
- a CDS encoding formimidoylglutamase, translated as MNFEDFIISPRNFKTESWQIGNKITKDIKEDSIVLLFVSDYRGANGDAEVQDFTGIRKEFYKLSQLDFEIPVVDLGDLVSGKSVQDSHYILQEVLSACHYKRAIPVIVGGSNDFAFSLFSALNFHTKNINYTQISNIISLKQGEMINEHTFLSKIFGAKNFSIKNYHHLGYQKHLNEVDSVRLIKEVEFDIIRLAEMMNSTEKTEPFFRKADLVTVNCDAIESFSEPFSMNPQVNGLNRREICAYMKEIGLSENLKSVGIFNYNIYSENQLNHQLLAQMIWYLIEGINIQKSHPKERHYEVFYVLVDDRQYAFKRDTFSNLWYFGEDENIENCIPCSRKDFDEAKRGWLNTRLTKI; from the coding sequence ATGAACTTCGAAGATTTTATCATTTCACCAAGAAATTTCAAAACGGAAAGCTGGCAAATAGGAAATAAGATTACCAAAGACATCAAGGAAGACAGTATTGTTCTTCTTTTTGTTTCGGATTACAGGGGAGCGAATGGGGATGCCGAAGTGCAGGATTTTACAGGAATCAGAAAAGAATTTTATAAGCTTTCGCAACTGGATTTTGAAATTCCGGTTGTGGATCTTGGGGATTTGGTTTCGGGAAAATCCGTTCAGGATTCTCATTATATCTTACAGGAAGTGTTATCGGCTTGTCATTATAAAAGAGCGATTCCCGTAATTGTAGGGGGCTCGAATGATTTTGCATTTTCTCTTTTTTCTGCATTAAACTTTCATACAAAAAATATTAATTATACTCAGATCAGTAATATTATTTCGCTGAAGCAAGGGGAGATGATCAACGAACATACTTTTTTGAGTAAAATTTTCGGTGCCAAGAATTTTTCCATTAAAAATTATCATCATTTAGGGTATCAAAAACATTTAAATGAGGTAGATTCTGTAAGATTAATTAAAGAAGTGGAGTTTGATATTATCCGTCTTGCTGAAATGATGAATTCCACAGAAAAAACAGAACCTTTCTTCAGAAAAGCGGACTTAGTGACGGTGAATTGTGATGCAATAGAAAGTTTCAGTGAGCCTTTTTCAATGAATCCACAGGTGAATGGCCTGAACAGAAGAGAAATCTGTGCTTATATGAAGGAGATCGGCTTGAGTGAAAACCTGAAATCCGTAGGAATCTTTAATTACAATATTTATTCTGAAAATCAGCTGAATCACCAGCTTTTGGCACAAATGATCTGGTATCTGATTGAAGGAATTAATATTCAAAAGTCTCATCCCAAAGAAAGGCATTACGAAGTGTTTTATGTATTGGTGGATGACAGGCAATATGCTTTCAAGCGTGATACTTTCAGTAACCTTTGGTATTTTGGAGAGGATGAAAATATAGAAAACTGTATTCCTTGTTCAAGAAAAGATTTTGATGAAGCCAAAAGAGGCTGGCTGAATACTCGGCTTACGAAAATTTAA
- a CDS encoding glycoside hydrolase family protein, with amino-acid sequence MEKPFTRKEFLQTSALGMAAVFFGSSFTGLLSSEDKPYFNLKPIGRSLQLEGYYIWCSSPIWGEDGKVHLFYSRWKKEKGMGGWLNGSEICRAEANSPFDKFEHKQVILAPRGEGFWDATTCHNPLIKKVGDQYLLFFMGNSNGKTNTKRIGLATSKSLDGDWTRPDQPLLLPGKEGSWDDHCTTNPAFVKGNDGKYWLFYKSWNTHEYETQKGPIRGNRKYGLAKSDSPLGPYKKVSENPVIDFSSLPNNVQLEDAFVWKQKGKYHMVARDMGFFNHEFGLHLTTKDGIHWTKPEIAYLNMKSYVNEPTPPKNLNRFGRLERPMILLDKDGETPRFLFGATQGGEFETSTTFVFEIMSSKN; translated from the coding sequence ATGGAAAAACCTTTCACCCGCAAAGAATTTCTGCAAACTTCAGCTTTAGGAATGGCGGCCGTATTTTTCGGATCATCATTTACAGGTTTATTATCCTCAGAAGATAAACCTTATTTCAATTTGAAACCAATCGGGCGTTCATTACAGCTTGAAGGATATTATATCTGGTGCAGTTCTCCGATTTGGGGTGAAGACGGAAAAGTTCATCTTTTTTATTCCCGATGGAAAAAAGAAAAAGGAATGGGAGGCTGGCTCAACGGTTCTGAAATTTGTCGTGCAGAAGCCAATTCTCCATTTGATAAATTTGAACATAAACAAGTCATTCTGGCGCCAAGAGGTGAAGGTTTTTGGGATGCAACGACCTGTCATAATCCATTAATTAAAAAAGTCGGAGATCAGTATTTACTGTTTTTTATGGGGAATTCCAATGGGAAAACGAATACCAAGAGAATTGGATTGGCAACCTCAAAAAGTCTTGACGGAGACTGGACAAGACCTGATCAACCGTTACTTCTTCCTGGAAAAGAAGGTTCGTGGGACGATCATTGTACGACAAACCCGGCTTTTGTAAAAGGAAATGACGGAAAATATTGGCTGTTTTACAAATCCTGGAACACTCATGAATACGAGACGCAGAAAGGCCCAATCCGTGGGAATAGAAAATACGGACTGGCAAAATCGGATTCTCCATTGGGGCCTTATAAAAAAGTATCAGAAAACCCTGTGATAGATTTTTCATCATTACCGAATAATGTTCAGCTGGAAGATGCATTTGTCTGGAAACAGAAAGGGAAATATCACATGGTTGCCCGTGATATGGGATTTTTCAACCATGAGTTTGGGTTGCATTTAACCACAAAAGACGGAATCCACTGGACAAAACCTGAAATTGCTTATCTGAATATGAAAAGCTATGTCAACGAACCAACGCCTCCGAAAAATTTAAACCGATTCGGAAGATTAGAACGGCCAATGATTTTGCTGGATAAAGATGGAGAAACGCCGAGGTTTTTATTCGGGGCAACGCAAGGTGGCGAATTTGAAACATCTACAACTTTTGTTTTTGAAATAATGAGTTCTAAAAATTAG